From Aquabacter sp. L1I39, the proteins below share one genomic window:
- a CDS encoding invasion associated locus B family protein, protein MTKALTLSRAGGIAAVVLALGVSGAAQAQSQSKPPAKPATPAQSAPAAPAQQQAQQGAPASVVVPGINTPWTKVCGTEQSVNKQICMTSQDFTAETGQPLASAAIRELQDDPNKKFIVSVPIGMLVQPGTRVVIDQQPPIALKYEICFPNGCFASMDVNADFVTKLKKAQMITIQALQMGGRTLNFQIPAKDFAKAYDGPASDPKEVAAERQKLADELQKLAQKKMEERAAAQGGQPGAAPAAAPAAPAGK, encoded by the coding sequence ATGACAAAAGCCCTTACCTTGAGCCGCGCGGGCGGCATCGCTGCCGTGGTGCTCGCGCTCGGCGTCTCGGGCGCCGCCCAGGCCCAGAGCCAGTCGAAGCCGCCGGCCAAGCCCGCTACCCCTGCCCAGTCCGCGCCTGCGGCCCCGGCCCAGCAGCAGGCCCAGCAGGGCGCGCCCGCTTCCGTGGTGGTGCCCGGCATCAACACGCCCTGGACCAAGGTGTGCGGCACGGAGCAGAGCGTCAACAAGCAGATCTGCATGACCTCGCAGGACTTCACCGCCGAGACCGGGCAGCCGCTCGCCTCCGCGGCCATCCGCGAGCTGCAGGACGATCCGAACAAGAAGTTCATCGTCTCGGTTCCGATCGGCATGCTGGTGCAGCCTGGCACCCGCGTCGTGATCGACCAGCAGCCCCCGATCGCGTTGAAATACGAGATCTGCTTCCCCAATGGCTGCTTCGCCAGCATGGACGTGAATGCGGACTTCGTGACCAAGCTCAAGAAGGCGCAGATGATCACCATCCAGGCGCTGCAAATGGGCGGTCGCACGCTGAACTTCCAGATCCCGGCCAAGGACTTCGCCAAGGCCTATGACGGCCCGGCCTCCGATCCCAAGGAAGTGGCCGCCGAGCGTCAGAAGCTGGCCGACGAGCTTCAGAAGCTCGCGCAGAAGAAGATGGAAGAGCGCGCCGCCGCCCAGGGCGGTCAGCCGGGCGCCGCGCCCGCCGCTGCTCCGGCCGCGCCCGCTGGCAAGTGA
- a CDS encoding TRAP transporter large permease: MSAVLDTHAVPAAPHAGAGWVREAERWLRHLVEIPAALLVAAEVVILFAGICARTFHRPIIWSDELASILFLWLGMLGAVVAVQRGEHMRLTFVVGGLPPRARAWCETLAIGAVFILFALLLHAAFDYHEDQEFVEMPALGWPGSVRALAVPVAFILALASCALKLLRHSWRDVAGVALVLCAVAGAFYLAMPMLIAMGNWALVVFFIGLLGVCVLSGVPIAFSFALATTAYLLTTTSTPLTVVVGRVDEGMSGLILLAVPLFILLGQLVDVTGMAKVMVSFLASLLGHVKAGMSYVLLGAMLLVSGISGSKTADMAAVAPVLFPEMRKRGMKDGELLSLLAASGAMSETIPPSIVLIAIASVTGVSIAALFTAGILPALVLALVLAVVARYRAGREEDQTLPPRASRAVVMKTLAVAFPAILLPFLIRTAVVEGFATATEVSTIGIAYSLLLGLIVYRGGLSWRGLIPMLARTASLSGAILFIVGAASAMAWALTQSGFSHALASAMAGVPGGQAGFLVISLIAFMVLGSLLEGIPAIVLFGPLLFPIARQFGIHEVHYSMIVILAMGLGLFAPPFGLCYYAACIIGQVAPEAGMRRIWIYLGALFVGLLVLTFVPWFSLVFL; this comes from the coding sequence ATGAGCGCGGTGCTCGACACCCACGCGGTCCCGGCCGCCCCCCATGCGGGGGCGGGTTGGGTGCGGGAGGCCGAGCGCTGGCTCCGGCACCTCGTTGAAATCCCCGCCGCGCTCCTCGTCGCCGCCGAGGTGGTGATCCTGTTCGCGGGCATCTGCGCCCGCACCTTCCATCGTCCCATCATCTGGTCGGACGAACTGGCCTCCATCCTCTTCCTCTGGCTCGGCATGCTCGGCGCGGTGGTGGCGGTGCAGCGGGGCGAGCATATGCGCCTCACCTTCGTGGTGGGCGGCCTGCCCCCGCGTGCCCGCGCCTGGTGCGAGACGCTGGCCATCGGCGCCGTCTTCATCCTGTTCGCGCTGCTGCTGCACGCCGCCTTCGATTATCACGAGGACCAGGAATTCGTGGAAATGCCGGCGCTGGGCTGGCCGGGTAGCGTGCGGGCGCTGGCGGTGCCGGTGGCCTTCATCCTGGCGCTGGCCTCCTGCGCCCTGAAGCTGCTGCGGCATAGCTGGCGGGACGTGGCCGGCGTCGCCCTGGTGCTGTGCGCCGTGGCCGGTGCCTTCTACCTCGCCATGCCCATGCTGATCGCCATGGGCAACTGGGCGCTGGTGGTGTTTTTCATCGGCCTCCTCGGCGTGTGCGTGCTGTCCGGCGTGCCCATCGCCTTCTCCTTCGCGCTGGCCACCACCGCCTATCTTCTGACGACCACGTCGACGCCGCTCACTGTCGTCGTCGGCCGTGTAGACGAGGGCATGAGCGGCCTCATCCTGCTCGCGGTGCCGCTCTTCATCCTGCTCGGCCAGCTGGTGGACGTGACCGGCATGGCGAAGGTGATGGTCAGTTTCCTCGCCTCGCTGCTGGGCCATGTGAAGGCGGGCATGTCCTATGTGCTGCTGGGCGCCATGCTGCTGGTCTCCGGCATTTCCGGCTCCAAGACGGCGGACATGGCGGCGGTGGCGCCGGTCCTGTTCCCGGAGATGCGCAAGCGCGGCATGAAGGACGGGGAATTGCTCTCCCTGCTCGCCGCGTCCGGCGCCATGAGCGAGACCATCCCGCCTTCCATCGTGCTCATCGCCATCGCCTCGGTCACGGGCGTGTCCATCGCCGCGCTGTTCACCGCCGGGATCCTGCCGGCCTTGGTGCTGGCGCTGGTGCTGGCGGTCGTCGCCCGCTACCGGGCGGGCCGCGAGGAAGACCAGACCTTGCCCCCCCGCGCCTCCCGCGCCGTGGTCATGAAGACGCTGGCGGTGGCCTTTCCGGCCATTCTCCTGCCCTTCCTCATCCGCACCGCCGTGGTGGAGGGCTTTGCCACCGCCACGGAGGTGTCCACCATCGGCATCGCCTATTCGCTGCTGCTGGGGCTGATCGTCTATCGCGGCGGATTGTCCTGGCGCGGGCTCATCCCCATGCTGGCGCGCACCGCCTCGCTGTCGGGAGCGATCCTGTTCATCGTCGGCGCGGCGAGCGCCATGGCCTGGGCGCTCACCCAGTCCGGCTTCTCCCATGCGCTTGCGAGCGCCATGGCGGGGGTGCCGGGCGGACAGGCGGGCTTCCTGGTCATCTCGCTCATCGCCTTCATGGTGCTGGGCAGCCTCCTGGAAGGCATTCCCGCCATCGTCCTGTTCGGGCCGCTTTTGTTCCCCATCGCCCGGCAGTTCGGCATCCATGAGGTGCACTATTCGATGATCGTGATCCTGGCCATGGGCCTTGGCCTCTTCGCCCCGCCCTTCGGCCTTTGCTACTACGCCGCCTGCATCATCGGGCAGGTGGCGCCGGAGGCGGGCATGCGGCGGATCTGGATCTATCTGGGCGCCCTGTTCGTGGGCCTCCTGGTGCTCACCTTCGTGCCCTGGTTCTCCCTCGTCTTCCTGTGA
- a CDS encoding TRAP transporter substrate-binding protein, which produces MNRTEKSKSLSGVSRRSLLLGAAAAAAAVPLVAIRTRPAQAAEFSFKVATGQSLTQPINARLEQACARIQEASGGRMELKFFPASQLGSDTDLITQVRSGGIEFLNIAGSVISTVAPGAAITNVGFAFADYDHVWRGVDGPVGDYVKAQVEKAGLVIAAKASDNSFRQITSASKPIRTPADLKDYRIRVPVSPIFTSLFTALGASPTSINFNELYTALQTKLVDGQENGLVAIEAGKLYEVQKYVAETNHIWDPFWLVANRRAMAKLPPDLQEIVRREFDRASMEQRADVVRLNGSLKDQLSARGLVFESADKPAFRAALTQAGFYKTWKDKFGTEAWKALEAVTGELS; this is translated from the coding sequence ATGAACCGCACTGAGAAATCGAAGTCCCTGTCCGGCGTGTCGCGCCGGTCGCTGCTGCTGGGCGCCGCCGCGGCGGCCGCCGCCGTGCCGCTGGTGGCCATCCGCACCCGGCCCGCACAGGCGGCCGAATTCAGCTTCAAGGTGGCCACCGGCCAGTCGCTGACCCAGCCCATCAATGCGCGCCTCGAACAGGCCTGCGCCCGCATCCAGGAAGCCTCCGGCGGCCGGATGGAGCTGAAATTCTTCCCCGCCAGCCAGCTCGGCTCCGACACCGACCTCATCACCCAGGTGCGCTCGGGCGGCATCGAGTTCCTGAACATCGCCGGCTCGGTCATTTCCACCGTGGCGCCGGGCGCCGCCATCACCAATGTGGGCTTCGCCTTCGCCGACTATGACCATGTCTGGCGCGGCGTCGACGGACCGGTGGGCGACTATGTGAAGGCCCAGGTGGAGAAGGCCGGCCTCGTGATCGCCGCCAAGGCGTCCGACAATTCCTTCCGGCAGATCACCTCCGCCTCCAAGCCCATCCGCACCCCGGCGGACCTGAAGGACTATCGCATTCGCGTGCCGGTCTCGCCCATCTTCACCTCGCTGTTCACCGCGCTCGGCGCCAGCCCCACCTCCATCAATTTCAACGAGCTCTACACCGCCCTCCAGACCAAGCTGGTGGACGGGCAGGAAAACGGCCTCGTCGCCATCGAGGCGGGCAAGCTCTACGAAGTGCAAAAGTATGTGGCCGAGACCAATCATATCTGGGACCCCTTCTGGCTGGTGGCAAACCGCCGCGCCATGGCCAAGCTGCCGCCGGACCTGCAGGAGATCGTGCGTCGCGAGTTCGACCGCGCCTCCATGGAACAGCGCGCCGATGTGGTGCGACTCAACGGCTCACTGAAGGATCAGCTCAGCGCCCGCGGCCTCGTGTTCGAGAGCGCCGACAAGCCCGCCTTCCGCGCCGCCCTCACCCAGGCGGGCTTCTACAAGACCTGGAAGGACAAGTTCGGCACCGAGGCGTGGAAGGCGCTGGAAGCGGTCACCGGGGAATTGTCATGA
- a CDS encoding LysR substrate-binding domain-containing protein, protein MHLPLRAIGVFHAVARAGSVTRAAEELGVTPSAVSQQVQALEISLGTALIGKAGRNVVLTEAGERYFEMIRGEMEQISEATQRIRGFRSITTLTVRATPSLATKWLLPRLASFVDAHPDIELRLDGTNEPTAFQKENVDIEVRHGTGQWPGLFAEGLVEERFYPVCAPELAAAGSLKPAELTQYRLIHSVKSQMQWTRWFGHAGVLPAERPRRLLFDRTHMAIDAAAGGLGIALESDLMMWREWSTGRLVCPVASPPEVSLVTQWATCPPDHLRHSKVKLFFDWLRRERDAWRAEREAWTAAHAASL, encoded by the coding sequence ATGCACCTTCCCCTGCGTGCCATCGGTGTCTTCCATGCGGTCGCCCGGGCCGGCAGCGTCACCCGCGCCGCCGAGGAATTGGGCGTGACCCCCTCCGCCGTCAGCCAGCAGGTGCAGGCGCTGGAGATCAGCCTCGGCACTGCGCTCATTGGCAAGGCCGGGCGCAATGTGGTGCTGACCGAGGCGGGCGAGCGCTATTTCGAGATGATCCGGGGGGAGATGGAGCAGATTTCGGAGGCGACCCAGCGCATCCGGGGCTTCCGTTCCATCACCACCCTCACCGTGCGCGCCACCCCGAGCCTTGCCACCAAATGGCTTTTGCCGCGCCTTGCCTCCTTCGTCGATGCCCATCCCGACATCGAATTGCGGCTCGACGGCACCAACGAGCCCACCGCCTTCCAGAAGGAGAACGTGGATATCGAGGTCCGCCACGGCACGGGCCAATGGCCGGGCCTGTTCGCGGAAGGGCTGGTGGAGGAGCGCTTTTACCCCGTCTGCGCGCCGGAGCTGGCGGCGGCAGGCTCGCTCAAGCCCGCCGAACTGACCCAGTACCGGCTCATCCATTCCGTGAAGTCGCAGATGCAATGGACGCGCTGGTTCGGCCATGCGGGGGTGCTTCCCGCCGAGCGGCCGCGCCGCCTGCTGTTCGACCGCACCCACATGGCCATCGACGCGGCGGCGGGCGGGCTCGGCATCGCGCTCGAAAGCGATCTCATGATGTGGCGGGAATGGAGCACGGGGCGCCTGGTGTGCCCTGTGGCCTCGCCGCCGGAGGTCTCCCTCGTCACCCAATGGGCCACCTGCCCGCCAGACCATCTGCGCCATTCCAAGGTGAAGCTGTTCTTCGACTGGCTGCGGCGCGAGCGGGATGCCTGGCGGGCCGAGCGGGAGGCCTGGACCGCCGCCCACGCTGCATCCTTGTAG
- a CDS encoding NAD(P)H-dependent oxidoreductase, producing the protein MNLHTLLAQRAAGGKPVRVGLIGAGKFGSMVLAQAQRIEGMHVVGVADLNVSRARASLERVGWPEERYAATSLADAYKTGLTCVLDDAAALCAFEGVECIIEATGHPIAGIRHALAAIEAGKHVVMVNVEADVLCGPLLAEKARQRGVVYSMAYGDQPAIICELVDWARSCGFEITSAGKGMNFEPRYRYSTPDTVWGYFGWSEEEVAKGDFNPKMYNSFTDGTKAAIEMAAVANGTGLDCPDDGLAFPPTGLHDLARVFRPVADGGRLARSGLVDIAASQEPDGREVFNNIRYGVFVTFKATSEYTRACFKQYGLLTDPSGWYGSMWRPFHMIGLETSISVLSAVLRNEPTGCSKEFRGDAVATAKRDLKPGELLDGEGGYAVWANAIPASRSLDLRALPIGLAHNVKLKRPVARDQIVSFDDVEIENDLDVVALRRAMEGATRPVASRSAA; encoded by the coding sequence ATGAATCTTCACACTCTGCTGGCCCAGCGGGCCGCTGGCGGAAAGCCCGTGCGCGTGGGCCTCATCGGCGCCGGCAAGTTCGGCTCCATGGTGCTGGCCCAGGCCCAGCGCATCGAGGGCATGCATGTGGTGGGTGTCGCCGACCTCAATGTGAGCCGCGCCCGCGCCTCCCTGGAGCGGGTGGGCTGGCCCGAAGAGCGCTATGCCGCCACCTCCCTGGCCGATGCCTATAAGACCGGCCTGACCTGCGTGCTCGACGATGCCGCCGCGCTGTGCGCCTTCGAGGGCGTCGAGTGCATCATCGAGGCCACCGGCCACCCCATCGCCGGCATCCGCCATGCGCTCGCCGCCATCGAGGCGGGCAAGCATGTGGTGATGGTGAATGTGGAAGCCGACGTGCTCTGCGGTCCGCTTCTGGCCGAGAAGGCCCGCCAGCGCGGCGTGGTCTATTCCATGGCCTATGGCGACCAGCCGGCCATCATCTGCGAGCTGGTGGACTGGGCCCGCTCCTGCGGCTTCGAGATCACCTCCGCTGGCAAGGGCATGAATTTCGAGCCGCGTTACCGCTATTCCACCCCGGACACGGTGTGGGGCTATTTCGGCTGGAGCGAGGAAGAGGTCGCCAAGGGTGATTTCAACCCCAAGATGTATAATTCCTTCACCGACGGCACCAAGGCGGCCATCGAGATGGCGGCGGTGGCCAATGGCACCGGGCTGGACTGCCCCGATGACGGCCTCGCCTTCCCGCCCACCGGCCTGCATGACCTCGCCCGCGTCTTCCGTCCGGTGGCCGATGGCGGCCGCCTTGCCCGTTCCGGCCTCGTGGACATCGCCGCCAGCCAGGAGCCGGACGGCCGCGAGGTGTTCAACAATATCCGCTATGGCGTGTTCGTCACCTTCAAGGCCACGAGCGAATATACCCGCGCCTGCTTCAAGCAATATGGCCTGCTCACCGACCCGTCGGGCTGGTACGGCTCCATGTGGCGTCCCTTCCACATGATCGGCCTGGAGACCTCCATCTCCGTGCTCTCCGCCGTGCTGCGCAACGAGCCCACCGGCTGCTCCAAGGAGTTCCGGGGCGATGCGGTGGCCACCGCCAAGCGCGACCTGAAGCCGGGCGAGCTGCTGGACGGCGAAGGCGGCTATGCGGTGTGGGCGAACGCCATTCCCGCCAGCCGCAGCCTCGACCTGCGGGCGCTGCCCATCGGCCTTGCCCACAATGTGAAGCTGAAGCGCCCCGTCGCCCGCGACCAGATCGTCAGCTTCGACGATGTGGAGATCGAGAACGACCTGGACGTTGTGGCCCTGCGCCGCGCCATGGAAGGCGCCACGCGCCCCGTGGCGTCCCGCTCGGCCGCCTGA
- a CDS encoding putative quinol monooxygenase, translating into MSETKRPFVVIAEFKVNPEHLDAFLALAADDATSSVAHEPGCSTFDVCVSPDDPGTVLFYEVYENRAAFDAHLETPHLARFRAGFPALIEAERPVRFLERACRGAGGA; encoded by the coding sequence ATGAGCGAAACGAAACGCCCCTTCGTGGTCATCGCCGAATTCAAGGTGAATCCTGAACATCTCGACGCCTTCCTGGCGCTGGCGGCGGACGACGCCACCTCGTCGGTGGCGCATGAGCCCGGATGCAGCACCTTTGATGTGTGCGTGTCGCCGGACGATCCCGGCACCGTCCTCTTCTATGAGGTGTACGAGAACCGCGCCGCCTTCGATGCCCATCTGGAGACGCCCCATCTCGCCCGCTTCCGCGCCGGCTTTCCCGCGCTGATCGAGGCCGAGCGGCCGGTGCGCTTTCTGGAGCGCGCCTGCCGTGGCGCCGGCGGGGCATGA
- a CDS encoding NAD(P)-dependent oxidoreductase — MTRIGFIGTGIMGGPMAANLAAAGHEVTAWNRSPEKAARLPGVRVAGTAGGAARGADMVIVMLSSGPVCDAVLLDEGGVLASMAAGSALVVMSSIPVETAQGQARAAGARGIFYVDAPVSGGEKGAKAASLAIMAGGTAQAFARVAPVLEAMGRPVHVGPAGAGQLCKLINQSIVASTLVAVAEALVLARQGGADPLKVREALLGGFADSTILKQHALRMATADFVPGGPAKYQVKDTSTALAHAATLGLDLPMLKLTDSLFAAMVDKGEGDLDHSGIIREVARMSGAREAA, encoded by the coding sequence ATGACCCGCATCGGATTCATCGGCACCGGCATCATGGGCGGCCCCATGGCCGCCAACCTCGCCGCCGCCGGCCATGAGGTGACCGCCTGGAACCGCTCGCCCGAAAAGGCCGCCCGCCTGCCCGGCGTGCGGGTGGCGGGAACGGCGGGCGGCGCGGCGCGGGGCGCCGACATGGTCATCGTCATGCTCTCCTCCGGCCCGGTCTGCGATGCGGTGCTGCTGGACGAAGGGGGCGTGCTCGCCTCCATGGCGGCGGGCTCCGCCCTGGTGGTGATGAGTTCCATTCCGGTGGAGACCGCCCAGGGGCAGGCGCGGGCGGCCGGGGCGCGGGGCATCTTCTATGTGGACGCGCCCGTCTCCGGCGGCGAGAAGGGGGCGAAGGCGGCGAGCCTTGCCATCATGGCGGGTGGCACGGCGCAGGCCTTTGCCCGCGTCGCCCCAGTGCTTGAGGCCATGGGTCGTCCGGTACATGTGGGGCCGGCGGGGGCGGGGCAATTGTGCAAGCTCATCAACCAGTCCATCGTCGCCTCCACGCTGGTGGCGGTGGCCGAGGCGCTGGTCCTGGCCCGGCAGGGCGGGGCGGACCCCCTGAAGGTGCGCGAGGCTTTGCTTGGCGGCTTTGCCGATTCCACCATCCTCAAGCAACACGCCTTGCGCATGGCCACCGCCGACTTCGTGCCCGGCGGCCCGGCAAAGTATCAGGTGAAGGACACCTCCACCGCGCTCGCCCATGCCGCGACGCTCGGGCTGGACCTGCCCATGCTGAAGCTCACCGATTCCCTCTTCGCCGCCATGGTGGACAAGGGGGAGGGCGACCTCGACCATTCCGGCATCATCCGGGAAGTGGCCCGCATGAGCGGAGCGCGGGAGGCGGCCTGA
- a CDS encoding TatD family hydrolase, translated as MLVDSHCHLDFPDFAAERDAIVARAAEAGISHLLTISTRVRRFDEIRAIAERYDNVFCSVGTHPHQAAEEPDVTAQELVALSAHPKVVAIGEVGLDYHYDTSPRAAQAHGFHTHITASRETGLPLIIHAREADDDVADILEQESAKGTFPFVLHCFTAGPELARRALALGGYISFSGVVTFKNSAALREIAASLPEHRMLVETDAPFLAPIPHRGKRNEPAFVRETAKVLAATRGVSLEQLAARTTDNFFTLFSKARRA; from the coding sequence ATGCTCGTCGACAGTCATTGCCATCTGGACTTCCCCGATTTTGCCGCCGAGCGCGACGCCATCGTCGCCCGCGCCGCAGAGGCGGGGATCTCGCATCTGCTCACCATTTCCACCCGCGTGCGGCGGTTCGACGAGATCCGCGCCATCGCCGAGCGCTATGACAACGTCTTCTGCTCCGTGGGGACCCATCCCCACCAGGCGGCGGAAGAGCCGGATGTGACCGCCCAGGAGCTGGTGGCGCTCTCTGCCCATCCCAAGGTGGTGGCCATCGGCGAGGTGGGACTCGACTATCACTACGACACCAGCCCCCGCGCGGCGCAGGCCCACGGCTTCCACACCCATATCACCGCCTCGCGGGAAACCGGCCTGCCGCTCATCATCCATGCCCGCGAGGCCGATGACGATGTAGCCGATATCCTGGAACAGGAGAGCGCCAAGGGTACCTTTCCCTTCGTGCTCCATTGCTTCACGGCGGGGCCGGAACTGGCCCGCCGCGCGCTGGCGCTGGGCGGCTACATCTCCTTTTCCGGCGTCGTGACCTTCAAGAACAGCGCGGCCCTGCGCGAGATCGCGGCCAGCCTGCCCGAGCACCGTATGCTGGTGGAAACCGACGCGCCCTTCCTCGCGCCCATCCCCCACCGGGGCAAGCGCAACGAGCCGGCTTTCGTGCGCGAGACCGCCAAGGTGCTGGCCGCCACGCGCGGCGTGAGCCTCGAACAGCTGGCGGCCCGCACCACGGACAATTTCTTCACTTTGTTCAGCAAGGCGCGCCGCGCCTGA
- a CDS encoding CoA-binding protein: protein MNHDRYDDRYIRDILSQVKTVAVVGASPNPSRPSFFVTKYLAERGFEVYPVNPGQAGKAIAGRTVYATLADVPVAIDMVDVFRAPDHVPAVLEEALALSPLPKVFWMQQGVRHDEAAAKAEAAGLKVVMDRCPKIEYGRLSGEIGWTGVNSRTISSKRPQRLGAGVQRLSLSRTPVKPQ, encoded by the coding sequence ATGAATCACGATCGCTATGACGACCGCTACATCCGCGACATCCTCTCGCAGGTGAAGACCGTGGCCGTGGTGGGCGCGAGCCCGAATCCCAGCCGGCCCTCCTTCTTCGTGACCAAATATCTGGCGGAGCGGGGCTTCGAGGTCTATCCGGTCAATCCCGGTCAGGCCGGCAAGGCCATTGCGGGACGCACCGTCTATGCGACGCTGGCCGATGTGCCCGTGGCCATCGACATGGTGGACGTGTTCCGCGCGCCGGACCATGTGCCGGCCGTGCTGGAGGAGGCCCTGGCCCTCTCGCCTTTGCCCAAGGTGTTCTGGATGCAGCAGGGCGTGCGGCACGACGAAGCCGCCGCCAAGGCCGAGGCGGCGGGACTCAAGGTGGTGATGGATCGCTGCCCCAAGATCGAATACGGCCGCCTCTCCGGCGAGATCGGCTGGACCGGCGTCAACAGCCGCACCATCTCCTCCAAGCGCCCCCAGCGCCTGGGCGCGGGCGTGCAGCGGCTTTCGCTCAGCCGCACGCCCGTGAAGCCGCAATAG
- a CDS encoding O-acetylhomoserine aminocarboxypropyltransferase produces the protein MTDRHPGFATLAVHAGAQPDPTTGARATPIYQTTSFVFDDVDHAAALFGLQTFGNIYTRLGNPTNAVLEERVAALEGGTAALAVASGHAAQHLVFHTLLTPGDEFVASRKLYGGSINQFTHAFKSFGWNVVWADPDDIASFERAISPKTKAIFVESIANPGGVVTDIAAISKVAKAAGVPLIVDNTLASPYLWRPIEHGADIVIHSATKFLGGHGNSIGGVIVDAGTFNWSATDRYPFLSQPRPEYQGIVLHETFGNFAFAIAARVLGLRDLGPALSPFNAFMILTGIETLALRMKQHSANALAVARYLSTHPAVEWVSYPGLEGDRYHALAQKYLPHGAGAVFTFGLKGGYEAGVNLVSKVELFSHLANIGDTRSLIIHPASTTHRQLSDEAKVAAGAGPQVVRISVGIEEVADIIADLEQALA, from the coding sequence ATGACCGACCGCCATCCCGGCTTCGCCACGCTGGCCGTCCATGCGGGTGCGCAGCCCGACCCCACCACCGGCGCCCGCGCGACCCCCATCTATCAGACCACGTCCTTCGTCTTCGACGACGTGGACCATGCGGCGGCCCTGTTCGGCCTCCAGACCTTCGGCAACATCTATACCCGCCTCGGCAACCCCACGAACGCCGTGCTCGAAGAGCGCGTCGCAGCGCTTGAGGGCGGCACGGCCGCCCTGGCGGTGGCCTCGGGCCATGCGGCCCAACACCTCGTCTTTCACACCCTGCTGACGCCCGGCGACGAGTTCGTTGCCTCCCGCAAGCTCTATGGCGGCTCCATCAACCAGTTCACCCACGCCTTCAAGAGCTTCGGCTGGAACGTGGTATGGGCGGACCCCGATGACATCGCCAGCTTCGAGCGCGCCATCAGCCCGAAGACCAAGGCCATCTTCGTGGAGAGCATCGCCAATCCCGGCGGCGTGGTCACCGACATCGCGGCCATTTCCAAGGTGGCGAAGGCGGCGGGCGTGCCGCTGATCGTCGACAACACGCTGGCCTCGCCCTATCTGTGGCGGCCCATCGAGCACGGCGCGGACATCGTCATCCACTCGGCCACCAAGTTCCTGGGCGGCCATGGCAATTCCATCGGCGGCGTGATCGTGGACGCGGGCACCTTCAACTGGTCCGCCACCGATCGCTATCCCTTCCTCTCCCAGCCCCGCCCCGAATATCAGGGCATCGTGCTGCACGAGACCTTCGGCAATTTCGCCTTCGCCATTGCCGCCCGGGTGCTGGGCCTGCGCGATCTCGGCCCGGCGCTCTCGCCCTTCAACGCCTTCATGATCCTGACCGGCATCGAGACTTTGGCCTTGCGCATGAAGCAGCACAGCGCCAATGCTCTGGCCGTGGCGCGCTATCTCTCCACCCATCCGGCGGTGGAATGGGTGAGCTATCCCGGCCTGGAGGGTGACCGCTACCATGCGCTCGCCCAGAAATACCTGCCCCACGGCGCCGGCGCGGTGTTCACCTTCGGCCTGAAGGGCGGCTATGAGGCGGGCGTGAATCTGGTGTCGAAGGTGGAGCTGTTCTCCCACCTCGCCAATATCGGCGACACCCGCTCCCTCATCATCCACCCGGCCTCCACCACCCATCGCCAGCTCTCCGACGAAGCCAAGGTCGCCGCCGGCGCCGGCCCGCAGGTGGTGCGCATCTCGGTGGGCATCGAGGAGGTGGCCGACATCATAGCGGACCTGGAGCAGGCCCTGGCCTGA
- the ssb gene encoding single-stranded DNA-binding protein yields MAGSVNKVILVGNLGRDPEVRSFQNGGRVCNLRIATSETWRDKASGERRERTEWHTVAIFNENLVGVAERFLKKGSKVYIEGQLETRKATDNQGQERYFTEVVLRPYRGELTLLDGRSGGGSEGGDDYGGGSDFGSAGPMGGGGGGGSFGGGGGGGFGGGGGGRRGGGSSGGGSSGGGGGGFGGGGGRPSDDMDDEIPF; encoded by the coding sequence ATGGCCGGCAGCGTCAACAAGGTGATCCTGGTCGGCAATCTGGGCCGCGACCCGGAGGTGCGCTCCTTCCAGAATGGCGGGCGGGTGTGCAATCTGCGCATCGCCACGTCGGAAACCTGGCGCGACAAGGCGTCGGGCGAGCGGCGCGAGCGCACGGAATGGCACACGGTGGCCATCTTCAACGAGAATCTCGTGGGTGTGGCCGAGCGGTTCCTGAAGAAGGGCTCAAAGGTCTATATCGAAGGCCAGCTGGAGACCCGCAAGGCCACCGACAATCAGGGCCAGGAGCGCTATTTCACCGAGGTGGTGCTGCGCCCCTATCGCGGCGAACTGACCCTTCTGGACGGCCGCAGCGGCGGCGGGTCCGAGGGCGGGGATGACTATGGCGGCGGCTCCGACTTCGGCTCCGCCGGCCCCATGGGCGGTGGTGGCGGTGGCGGCAGCTTTGGCGGCGGCGGTGGTGGTGGCTTCGGCGGCGGCGGCGGTGGACGCCGTGGCGGCGGCTCCTCCGGCGGCGGTTCCTCTGGTGGTGGCGGCGGTGGCTTTGGTGGCGGCGGTGGCCGGCCCTCCGACGACATGGACGACGAAATCCCGTTCTGA